In Cedecea neteri, a single genomic region encodes these proteins:
- the crp gene encoding cAMP-activated global transcriptional regulator CRP has translation MVLGKPQTDPTLEWFLSHCHIHKYPSKSTLIHQGEKAETLYYIVKGSVAVLIKDEEGKEMILSYLNQGDFIGELGLFEEGQERSAWVRAKTACEVAEISYKKFRQLIQVNPDILMRLSSQMARRLQVTSEKVGNLAFLDVTGRIAQTLLNLAKQPDAMTHPDGMQIKITRQEIGQIVGCSRETVGRILKMLEDQNLISAHGKTIVVYGTR, from the coding sequence ATGGTGCTTGGCAAACCACAAACAGACCCGACTCTCGAATGGTTCTTGTCTCATTGCCACATTCATAAGTATCCGTCGAAGAGCACGCTGATTCACCAGGGTGAAAAGGCGGAGACGCTGTACTACATCGTCAAAGGCTCCGTAGCTGTTCTGATTAAAGATGAAGAAGGCAAGGAGATGATCCTTTCTTATCTGAATCAGGGTGATTTCATTGGTGAATTAGGTTTATTCGAAGAAGGCCAGGAACGCAGTGCCTGGGTTCGTGCCAAGACCGCCTGTGAAGTAGCTGAAATTTCCTATAAAAAATTCCGTCAGCTAATTCAGGTCAACCCGGACATCCTGATGCGTCTTTCTTCCCAGATGGCACGCCGCCTGCAGGTGACTTCTGAGAAAGTCGGCAACCTCGCGTTCCTCGACGTGACTGGCCGTATCGCTCAGACGCTGCTTAACCTGGCTAAACAGCCGGATGCCATGACCCACCCGGACGGGATGCAAATCAAGATCACCCGCCAGGAAATCGGTCAGATCGTGGGCTGCTCCCGCGAAACCGTTGGCCGTATTCTGAAAATGCTGGAAGATCA